One Mus musculus strain C57BL/6J chromosome X, GRCm38.p6 C57BL/6J DNA window includes the following coding sequences:
- the Gm14781 gene encoding melanoma antigen, family B, 5-like isoform X1 encodes MPRGQKNKHHRNRLKNKKHNQEKVHPQKDESQEKGHHKRDDFQDHKEARDNAAVEEKSSCSSPSVPGETLEKPPASKTSSDAGWLSCVSSPATVCGDELEFDDGTYFHCGGNSLYSEYRTCQENPCKHCLDMYVNLVEQYVLYKFKMKKLIDRNKLIDLIEPKYRYNFSDIFKRAFENIEIVFAASVIEIDSTNHVYDLVSKLKLPNKGRVCPGRGLPKTGLLMTILAMIFMNGTSASEEDIWKFLNYMQVYPGRKHFIYREPRKLITQDFVKLKYLEYKQISLSDPPCYRFQWGPKAYTETTKMKVLEFMAKGSGVEPSTFSVQYTEALREENQKTKIRKWYPILAQKHCPGHSHQHVQKVMKPQ; translated from the coding sequence ATGCCCAGGGGTCAGAAGAATAAGCACCACCGCAACCGCTTGAAGAATAAGAAACACAACCAAGAGAAAGTCCATCCTCAAAAAGATGAGTCTCAGGAGAAAGGCCATCATAAAAGAGATGATTTTCAAGATCATAAGGAAGCAAGGGATAATGCAGCAGTAGAAGAAAAGTCTTCTTGCTCTTCCCCTTCTGTGCCTGGGGAGACTCTTGAGAAGCCACCAGCTTCCAAAACAAGTAGTGACGCTGGATGGCTTTCCTGTGTATCATCGCCTGCCACTGTTTGTGGAGATGAATTAGAATTTGATGATGGTACTTACTTTCACTGTGGGGGGAACTCATTATACTCAGAGTATCGAACCTGCCAAGAAAATCCATGCAAACATTGCCTAGATATGTATGTGAATCTTGTGGAGCAGTATGTACTctacaaatttaaaatgaaaaaactcATTGACAGAAATAAATTAATAGATCTTATTGAACCAAAGTACCGGTATAATTTTAGTGATATATTTAAAAGAGCTTTTGAGAACATTGAAATTGTGTTTGCAGCTAGTGTGATTGAAATTGACTCAACTAATCACGTTTATGATCTAGTCAGCAAGCTAAAACTCCCCAACAAAGGAAGGGTTTGTCCTGGCAGGGGTTTACCAAAAACTGGTCTTCTTATGACTATCCTGGCTATGATTTTTATGAACGGTACCTCTGCTTCTGAGGAAGACATTTGGAAATTCCTGAATTATATGCAAGTGTACCCAGGGAGGAAGCATTTTATTTATAGAGAGCCACGGAAGCTCATCACTCAAGATTTCGTAAAACTGAAGTACCTGGAATACAAGCAGATATCCCTTAGTGATCCTCCATGCTATCGGTTCCAATGGGGTCCAAAAGCTTATACTGAAACTACCAAGATGAAAGTCCTAGAATTTATGGCTAAAGGCAGTGGCGTTGAACCTAGTACTTTTTCTGTACAATATACAGAAGCTTTGagagaagaaaatcaaaagaCCAAGATAAGAAAATGGTATCCTATCCTGGCACAAAAACATTGTCCAGGACATAGCCATCAACATGTCCAGAAGGTTATGAAACCTCAATAA